The Prinia subflava isolate CZ2003 ecotype Zambia chromosome 21, Cam_Psub_1.2, whole genome shotgun sequence genome window below encodes:
- the VAMP3 gene encoding vesicle-associated membrane protein 3, whose product MSANVPGSSNMAASSNRRLQQTQHQVDEVVDIMRVNVDKVLERDQKLSELDDRADALQAGASQFETSAAKLKRKYWWKNCKMWAILIAVVVIIIIIIIVWSTYS is encoded by the exons GTCAGCCAACGTCCCTGGGAGCTCAAACATGGCTGCTAGCAGCAACCGCCGGCTTCAGCAAACTCAGCACCAAGTAGATGAG GTTGTTGACATCATGAGAGTGAACGTGGACAAGGTGTTGGAGCGAGACCAGAAGCTCTCAGAGCTGGATGACCGCGCTGATGCCCTGCAAGCAGGGGCTTCCCAGTTTGAGACCAGCGCCGCCAAGCTGAAGAGGAAATACTGGTGGAAGAACTGCAAG ATGTGGGCAATATTGATAGCTGTTGTTgtcattatcatcatcatcattattg TCTGGAGTACCTATTCATGA